Within the Heptranchias perlo isolate sHepPer1 chromosome 39, sHepPer1.hap1, whole genome shotgun sequence genome, the region CCTTGAAATAAGGATCTAGACTGCGGCTCAGCGGTAgtattcccgcctctgagtcaggaggtgaagggTTGGAGTCACACTCTGGATAGCCTAGGCAAGTGGAGGCTAGAATAAGGTCTCCAATAATGGATTGCATCCAGCGGGGTACTCCGGATTGGAAGGAGTGGTCGAATGcccgcctctgagccagaagggttGGGTTCgggtcccactcctgattgctcggTCAAGCAGTGACCAGAGTGTAGGCTCTGAATTGATGTCCAGCAGGGATACATGATATGGATGGGCGTTGTAGCAGATTCAGACGTGACACTaaatggtaatcaatgtctcatttattaatataTAAATCAAACGTGTAAAGGTATCAAAGATCAAAACAACATTATCCCattttgatctctgggcagaggtcgTAATTAAGTTGGCAACATGGTCGTTTCAGGCTTTCCGACAGTGAGGTAGTCTTCTGATGGTCAGGTGTTCTTCTGACAGTAAGGTGTCATCTTCAGACAACTAGGTGTGCTTCAGACAGCAAGGTGTTCTTCTGAGAGCTAGGTTTCCTTCTGATCGCCAGGTGTGCTTCTGATAGCTAGATGTTCTTCTGATCGCTCGGTGTGCTTCTGATAGCGAGTTGTGCTTCTGATAGCTAGCTGTGCTTCTGATAGCCAGCTGTGTTTCTGATAGCGAGTTGTGCTTCTGATAGCTAGCTGTGCTTCTGATAGCGAGTTGTGCTTCTGATAGCGAGTTGTGCTTCTGATAGCCAGCTGTGCTTCTGATAGCTAGCTGTGCTTCTGATAGCGAGTTGTGCTTCTGATCGCTCGGTGTGCTTCTGATAGCTAGGTGTGCACCTGATAGCGAGTTGTGCTTCTGAGAGCTAAGTGTGCTTCTGATAGCTACCTGTGCTTCTGTTAGCTAGCTATGCTTCTAACAGTTCGGTAGCCTTCTGACAGCTGGGCGGGCTTTGCTGAATCCTCTGACCCGAGCTCAAAATACGTTGGGTTTATATGTCTCCCTTGGCAGGAACCTCCCACCATATATGGAACAATATTCACAAGATCCTTATCGAGTAACAAAGTTgtgtttcaaagaattcaagatagtcagcttgttttaacattactcatttaaccacAAGACTCTTTGCAATGTTATTTTTCAAGGTGACCAGTTTGTTTGTCCCTGTCGTCTCGCTATCTCGTCATGGTCCTGGTCTTATCGATATCTTTGGGTTATTGTTCcgctttttgggtcattgttcctcttttgcTACATATCTGCCTTGCTGCATAGTGAGGGCAACAAGGGTCAGTCACGAGTCAAAGGTTAACTATTTATAATTCAGCAAATTAAGTTACACACTCGGCAAAATACACAGCACAGTCTGCAGAGCAAGATGGTTAGTAGCATTGGAAATACGTCAATTTTTctctatttccaatatttttacagtgccggtgcaccccctcctcccattGTAAAGGATATGTGGGGCTCTTTAGTTTAGTttagtgttagccttggctcagtggtaacactctccccGCTAAGTCAAAAGGTtgcgggttcaggtcccactccagagactttgagcgcataatctaggttatctcttcagtgcagcactgagggagtactgcgctgtctttcagataagaaggtaaactgaggccctgtttgccctcttagctggacataaaggatcccattgcacttttcgaagaagtgcaggcaAGTTCGCCCCAgtatcctgcccaatatttatccctcaaccaatatctaaataacagattatctggtctttatctcattgctgtttgtgggtgcttgctgccttccatttcctgtgttacaacagagactaaatttcaaaggtacttcattggctgtaaagcgtttcctGACATCatgaggtcgtggaaggcgctatataaatgcaagttgcaccTTTCTTTCTTTCGTAATGGATTTTCAAACTCCGACCGAATCCCTCGCTCCACAGTCGGCATTCAGTGTGGCCGTTCGCATGCATTTAATACAATAACCAATGACTTGTCGGTGGCATGTTCTTCGGTTTACCAGGTCATTCTTCCCATTCCCTTCAGTCATTTACCTCCATTAAAGTCACTTCTATCAAAGCAATCAGTTACCTTCCCAGCACAGTGATCTGCTCCGTTTAATTGACCATTTCCCTGTTGTTTCGTGTCCTACAGCGAACCTGATGACGGCTGTGATCCTGtcccggggaaagtgcggtctctccagggGAATCACGCgttacatggtggccatggcaatcTCAGACCTACTCGTGCTGACCTTTCATGTACTGCTTCAACACATCTTTACTTATCATTTCCCCAAGTCATTCCTGTTCCACACTGCAGTCTGCCCTTCATACACCTACATGAAAATCATTATTCTGGATTGCTCCGTCTGGTTAACAGTGTCGTTCACCTTTGACCGTTTTGTCAGCATTTGCTGTCAGAAGCTGAAACTCAGATATTGCACGGAGAGAACTGCTGCTGTGGTTATTCTGACCATGTGGGTACTGAGCTGTTTAAAGTACGTCCCGTTTCACTTCATGTATGAGCCCCGCTTTGTCATTGACAACGTACCATGGGGCTGCCGGCCCAAAGCGGTCTTCTTCACTTATCCAGCCTGGGTGGCTTTCTCCTGGatctgcagtctctccacctcactgctCCCGTTCTTTCTCATCTTGCTGTTCAACGGCCTCACGATCAGACACATCCTAGCGGCCAGCAAAGTCCGCAGGGCTCTGAAGGGACTGAGCGGCGGGCAGAACCACGGCGACAGCGAGACGGAGAACAGGCATAAATCCATCGTCTTACTCTTCTCTGTGACCGGCAGTTAtatactgttgtggatgacaGCAACGGTGACTTACATGTTCACGAAGATCACAACGAATGTTTTGGACCAGAATCACACAAGCCCCGCATACATCGCCAATCATGTTGGAGTTGTGCTCATGCTCACTAGTTCTTGtgcaaacacgtgtatttatggaaTGACCCAATGCAAGTTCAGAGAGGAGGTGAAGAACGCGGTTACATATCTGCCAGTTCGAgttattaaattaataaaattaaaactaCAATCGGGCTAGAGCTCACATCTGAATATAACGGGTCCATTCTCTCCTATTCCTTCCCATCACTTCACCATCTGGTTCCTTCAATACGAACCAGAGTACATTCCTTGAATAGGGTTCTCGCTGTGCGTTGTACTGAGATAAAACACTGACTGTATGTAATGGTAATGTTTATGCTGAAAACACACTGCTGTAAAGGACTGGTGAAAACGACAAGAGTCACAGGTTACTGTTTCTTTAATGTTTCCTTGCATCAGAACGGACAAATTTTGTAACAACCGTCCCCATAACGAGTGGTAAATAAGGATAGAAAAGTAGCAtattggggcaattttaacctaacctaccGGTCGGGAAACTGACGGAATCAGTTGCAAAACTCGTTTTacaacccgcctgattttactctccaatgAAGTCAGTGGACAGTAAtattgggcgaggtgtaaaactagGGTcacacccgatcccgtgggattcCCGTCTGGCGCGTTAGGTTACCCCATAAGCTACCAGATTTCTTCTACATTCCCTTTCCGAGAGTTTGAGGAGCTATTTGGCCTGAACTTGCTCAACTTGAAAGGTAACATATTGGGGTAATTCAATAGTTAGATATGGGACTGTTGCGAGACTTTTCAGCAACTTGTCAGGGCCCCTGGATTCGAGCCCGAGCATTAAGGCCTTCCCCACGTTGGTCCCTCTTCCCCCGCACAACTGTGTTGTAGGTAAGTGGGTGAAGATTATAGGGGATCCGGCCTTGCTCCAAGACCAGAGTCAAAGCAGTGCCGTGCTATCTGGCAGGAGGCCCAAAGAAAGCCTTGATTCCCTCACTGCGTTTCTTGGCTCCTTGAATACGCTTCTAGTAAAGTGGGTGAAATTGGggagaatcagtcgagtgaaggGTTAGGACGTAGACCAGATCCTGAGATCGGTGACGCTGCGCGCAGTGGGATCCATTCGCACATTATC harbors:
- the LOC137305267 gene encoding probable G-protein coupled receptor 139 gives rise to the protein MGRAPILYLKEISYPILAVFGVPANLMTAVILSRGKCGLSRGITRYMVAMAISDLLVLTFHVLLQHIFTYHFPKSFLFHTAVCPSYTYMKIIILDCSVWLTVSFTFDRFVSICCQKLKLRYCTERTAAVVILTMWVLSCLKYVPFHFMYEPRFVIDNVPWGCRPKAVFFTYPAWVAFSWICSLSTSLLPFFLILLFNGLTIRHILAASKVRRALKGLSGGQNHGDSETENRHKSIVLLFSVTGSYILLWMTATVTYMFTKITTNVLDQNHTSPAYIANHVGVVLMLTSSCANTCIYGMTQCKFREEVKNAVTYLPVRVIKLIKLKLQSG